A stretch of the Amia ocellicauda isolate fAmiCal2 chromosome 10, fAmiCal2.hap1, whole genome shotgun sequence genome encodes the following:
- the lrrc14b gene encoding leucine-rich repeat-containing protein 14B — protein sequence MKSLKFLAAECFVQDSQNAKENLNCVSHNLYTLLFKASYLQEKAEVIHDLVQNWPLTELNLESILGKTADYKEDLTRWTCRSCLEACLNGLKDYVLCSSATYAKTLKWVDLTGLQDVEYQLCKCKQTLGKWARTEMVARICYDLLMAMQSEKADASVFDISINIVMNIFVTSRSYEIVVQALLLKSHCPLKIKCLGFRADCLTVKKLFYIIKLVEPLALQKLEIVHNVNLETMHLEVLLSHVSFPELRSLTLPAKTFDVRRMAPEDEAVLAQIGDLLSHLNHLTELRVAFSTLTGRIRKLLSPMTTPLQSLEIANCALNHADMAYLANSLHAEHLESLDLSGHNVADLFPSTFFKLLNRASHTLKSLTLEECNIEDNHVNMMILGLVPCRKLKEFKFLGNPLSSQALKCLFEVFCTFPHLKYIEFPVPRDCYPDNVAYPLDEATLVNYDKRQYEEIRTELLFILFQSNREDIVATTPLFGTYDPDIHETSNELGVFMLQSFRNVLTNFIDSISTSSED from the exons ATGAAGTCTTTAAAATTTCTTGCAGCAGAGTGTTTTGTCCAGGACAGCCAGAATGCCAAGGAGAATCTAAACTGTGTATCTCACAATCTATATACTTTACTGTTTAAAGCTAGTTATTTGCAAGAGAAGGCTGAAGTGATTCATGATCTTGTTCAGAACTGGCCTTTGACAGAGTTAAACCTGGAAAGCATCTTGGGGAAAACAGCAGATTACAAGGAGGATTTGACCAGGTGGACTTGTCGCAGCTGTCTGGAAGCTTGCCTGAATGGCTTGAAAGATTATGTTCTCTGCAGCTCTGCCACTTATGCAAAGACTCTCAAATGGGTGGACCTCACTGGATTACAGGATGTAGAATACCAGCTTTGTAAGTGCAAACAAACTTTGGGGAAATGGGCTAGAACTGAGATGGTGGCAAGAATCTGTTATGATTTACTCATGGCAATGCAATCTGAGAAGGCAGATGCATCAGTGTTTGACATTTCCATTAACATTGTGATGAACATTTTTGTGACCAGTCGCAGTTATGAGATTGTGGTGCAGGCCCTATTGCTGAAGTCTCACTGtcctttgaaaataaaatgcctGGGCTTCAGGGCAGACTGCCTAACTGTGAAAAAACTTTTCTACATCATTAAACTTGTAGAGCCCCTTGCTTTGCAGAAGCTAGAGATTGTTCACAATGTCAATTTGGAAACAATGCACCTGGAGGTCCTTCTCTCACATGTTTCATTTCCTGAGCTGAGATCACTGACTCTTCCAGCCAAGACATTTGATGTACGCAGGATGGCTCCTGAAGATGAGGCTGTTTTAGCACAGATTGGGGATCTACTTAGCCACCTTAATCATCTCACTGAACTGCGAGTGGCTTTTTCAACCCTCACGGGGCGTATTCGCAAATTGCTTAG CCCAATGACCACACCACTACAGTCACTTGAGATTGCAAACTGTGCACTGAACCATGCAGACATGGCCTATCTGGCCAACAGTCTCCATGCTGAGCACCTTGAAAGCCTGGACCTCAGTGGTCACAACGTGGCAGATCTCTTCCCTTCCACTTTCTTTAAACTCCTAAATCGGGCCTCTCACACACTGAAGAGCCTCACTCTGGAGGAGTGCAACATAGAGGACAACCATGTAAACATGATGATACTGGGTCTTGTACCATGCAGGAAGTTGAAGGAATTCAAGTTTTTAGGCAACCCCCTGAGCTCTCAAGCTCTCAAATGTCTCTTTGAGGTGTTCTGTACCTTTCCTCACCTGAAGTACATTGAGTTCCCGGTACCTCGAGACTGCTACCCTGACAATGTTGCCTATCCACTGGATGAGGCCACACTGGTCAACTATGACAAGAGGCAGTATGAAGAAATCAGAACAGAGCTATTGTTCATTTTGTTCCAATCAAACCGTGAGGATATTGTAGCAACTACACCTCTTTTCGGGACTTACGATCCAGACATTCATGAGACTAGCAATGAGCTGGGAGTTTTCATGCTGCAGTCCTTTAGAAATGTCCTAACCAACTTTATAGATAGCATTTCAACATCATCCGAGGACTAA